From Rhopalosiphum padi isolate XX-2018 chromosome 2, ASM2088224v1, whole genome shotgun sequence:
TTTTAGGTTTCTCTAAATTTcagtcttatttttatttaaatgattaaaccaTGCttcagaaaatttaaaatgccaattaattgtattcttttattttaggaATGATCTTAGTGCTAGccggtaggtacctattaaatatatagaataattcgttaaatatcgttaatatattagtaattcaAAATAGTAAATTGAGCATTAGGTGGTAAAACACCAGATATTAATGGACCAATGGGGCACTGGTGGATAGCAGGATAGTTAAATAAGATGGTATTTTCTCAAAATACCCAAGGTAAATTTGAAAATAGGTAAGTAAATGTTTGTGTGACGTAGCACGTAGGTTAGGTACttaatcaaaaattactttttggAGTCATACTATAGAAATATACAGGTAATCATAATACAGaaacaaataatgttaattttaacattttgtaagtgacaaattaatgttttacataGTAGAAACCTACGAGTATAAttcaaataacttatataatatggtttaaaataaGGTAGAAAGTACAAACCTGAAACCAGTAAACCACTAACGGGCACTGGGCAGTAAAACACGAtcttgtttgaaatattttgtaatttttacaaattatacaaattttgtcGAACAGTGTGACCGTAtgcaatattaaactttaaactttaaagttcaTTTTTTAACCTCCTTTTTTttgtggtaataatataatttacatgataATAACATGGTCCCATCTGTTATCACCAATTATTTCTTATCACGGGGTCCAACTGTACCCATCCCGATGGGaccatgttattattatcatgtaaattatattattaccacaaaaaaaaaggaggttaatatattgaaaatgaacttttatttattctgtGATGCTATGTTTATagatgtacattattattacgtatagccattataataatagataattaatgaatgcaatataataaccataattaaaatttaaagatgtatctttaatattatgataatgacaGACATCTAGTTATCACTATTTTGTACCAGACTGTAGTTGGCAGTTCATCTCATAGAGTAACTCTATGGTTCATCTTGATCTTTATTCTAAAGCGACTAGAAGCACAGAATCACTAGAATGGACACTTTTTGAGTTTAACATAGGTTCTTATGGGGCACAGATTTGCAACACCTGTTGGAATATCAGTGTGGCCTGTAAAAATATTtcccattattttatttttctagctAGACTGATATTCCAAATATTCTAAAGAACGCGATAACGTTTgttattgtttacaaaaatgtgTGCTGCCGAACTGTCCGAAGTCCTATAAAATTGGCAAATCAGTATAAccagacaaaattaattttacatttttgtgattttatggaTACACTGATATTCCAACAGATTGAACAGTATTTTTGAGTTCTCACTTCTCAGCCAGTCAGTCAGTCAGTCAGTGTCCTTCTGGGTATTCATTATTCTGTGCTAGAAGTAACGGTTGTTGCTAGGATGAGTAGGATGCTAGATGCACTTGTCTTGTCTTGTTCAAAGCCTCTTTAtcgttgataatttattaactagaTAATACCAATTACcaaatttagattatttttcagttattgcACGGTGTTTGGATCTACATTTTCATTGAAaagtaatatgataaataatgtacctttattattatagttaataccaAATCAACGTAATAAGTAATACatcatttcaattaaaattagattttcagaagtaattatgtttaatttcctTTAGATTTTTCTTACatgtattttgtacataataattaataattagtggtGTATAGATATACAcgactaataaaatatgtatattaaattattagttaatcctttttaaagttatatgttataacttaattttactatacaattatattatagttatggtGACCAGACGTACTATTTTTCGTAGGACAGTACTCTTTTTTGACATGGGTCCTAATGTCTTTAACAATAGTTTTAAGTACATGATATTgtactcttttttttaaaattattataggctAATGCGCGTTTatgtgtttttactgttttttataatttgattattaatttatattttatggttcgaTCTAAAGTATTCTTATTGGTTAGTAGCACgatttaatatatactaaatcgtatatatttaaattttacacttggtatttttacctttaaaaaataatttatactttagtttaggtttactttaaattcttcaatatcaaagtatttttatcataaagacacacattgacaaattaaataagtttacattataatttcaaataattggtttttataattgataataataataaaataaatagagtaatcagatgaaaaaaaaacatttttatagaagGATTGGATAATTACGACTGAGAAGTagctaagttttaaaatgtacttttttttaaatttttaaatctggtcaccataattatagtaaataatgttCCGTTCCATTTTTATACGACTTATTGGATTGGAGACTGGAGTAGTGGAGTGTAGTACCTTGTGTAGAGGCAGTCGTCCGAAAAATGATAAGcactgataactgataagacTGCATCGATATTGTTAAAtacatagaccttatactaatagtataaggtctatggttAAATATAACatctatttttcaaaatgttgaatGGCTGAcattccccccccccccgaataTTTTTGGCATAGTAGGATATCACCCCCCccatattaaaaaactatttaaaacatgtattataattattataatatttttccacccatattcaaaatgtatttaaaataagtattaaaatataataacaatatattttagtctgtattattatattattatatatagttaataggaATAGGACATTAAAgatgtttttacaaaatttaatgtttcatatctataaatatctataatctatCTCGAAAtttctagttattttttttattattttgatttgtattattattactactactattattatgtatttcaaattaattaataatgtaaaaatgtaaataattaaaatttattacacattaagaaaaaataaaaataataattgcatatattttattatattaatattatactaattataggtatattgaaataaaaatatggtgAGAAAATATCCTACTATGCTGAAAATAGCCGGGGGGGGGAATGTCCACTTACcaattaattcatatttcataatattaaaatataataattttttcctatttactattaaatattttgtatttggttTTCGAGTTATTTTCAGAAGTGTATACccgtaaaataacattttacattaagtATAAGACAAATACACCCCTGATAATAATTACatggtatgaaaaaaaaatcattatttttattaaattttactactAGATAAATTCAAATAAGTAGTAAAGACCTATTTACTATTGGTTttgtttcttttataaattataattgtggaATTCGATGAAATCGAAGCAGTGTGTACTCTGGTACAAATGTGTAGGTTTGATCCTACATTGTATGCAATACCTATTATCTAttagatcatttttaaaactgaattgTGTAACTGttaattaactgtttttaattatatatttatatgctgatattcaaaacaatatttatactgttttttttacatagtaattgactttttattttattaacaggaAACTATATTAGAAATGTCTTCAGAAGAAAAAATAAGTGATGGCGCATCAAATAACGAGATTGTtgattttagtatttactatttggaTATGGTGGAATGTCCATTAGATCCAAACCATAAACTTCGACGTCACAGGCTGCCATATCATCTTTTAAAGTGCAAAAAAAAACTTCCCGGATAAAATACAATGTCCTTatggacattattattatttagaaaaacatGAAATGGCTAATCACTTACAACTATGCCCTCATAAGCCAAGGTCAGTTCAAGCTGAAGAAATGCAACCGTACATAGTGCAAGCTCAACGAGCTAGAAATGAGAATATCGTTTACAACTATGATGTTGacgattttaaaattgatgaaCCCTATTGGGACtaaccattaattattttattcattttttgtcCCCATTAgagtgttaaatattatttaaaccaaTGATATTTTTACTGTATCAAGGACTaaggttaatattaatttttttttcctattacttaagtaaaagtttttttttttttattttaatcattacacTTTTTATgctaagtataatgtatatgaattcAATtagcatcataatattttttatataaaaatgtaatttaatttttgtcattttatatattatgttaaggcGTTACATTATGAGactatgtaaattgtataaaaatatttccattgtACAACAGTATTTATCACTGGAGTTAAgcattataaatttactaattgtattattaacaatatttttataacacaatatctAATTTTGAAGAGTTATGTTAAATGATTATAACTAAGgtattaaaaccaattttcttacattttattttttttttattttttaagtaaaacaactgaatcaaaatatttgttcCTTTTACTCATTTGAGTTAAGATTGTACCTAAAATAAAGATATCATTATGATTTTTGCATTGATTTCTTTAAATCTAAGGAAAACTATACTCAGTAATTAGTATGTAAACTTTTTCTCATCCAGAGTATGCTGCTATCATCTAGGACTCCAATTACTAATACTATTTGAAGAAaagatttattaagtattattaacctTAAAATGAACTGTCATAATATTAGAGATccctgtttattttataatacttctcctcttcttttttaaatgttattatatgttattattccCCgatcattaatgtattaatgattGGTAATACTGTAAgagtagatattattttattttatattggtttttcttttttctttgttaaatgaaatgtaattttagttattaaggTATCTTGTAAATTCTATCGTTTAATTACTGCACTTTCAATTATGtccataacattaaaaaaaatatttttcaatattaaataatattgaataagttTAAATCTAACAGagcttaaaatataatgcacTGCTACCCAATGAAAATGGGGACAAAATAAAATGAGCACAAATATTCAAGGGTTTTTATTACATGCACAGTAAAATTGACtaaatatgtatgaataaaaaaaagaaattaaataattaacttatataccaaataaaatatatggtcCAGTCTATCATTTAATGACTAAATTTATTTAGATCAAGACAATTGTTCCAtcattgtttaacatttttaggcCATGGAACCACAGAATATTCATAGAAATTCTGTGATGGAactcttaataataaacatgaataGTGATAAAATAGTTCAATATTAAGACtatgacaacatttattttttattgacatataATGCAGAAGTGATTTTCAATACAAGTCTCTAAAATTTAActaagtacctaaataaaactCCAATTTGTtgaggatattttatttttaaactgttcATACTTTAaagatgaattattttattttaataaaataggtaatggAGATAGTCTCTCACGACAATTGGGCAACAAGAAACATTAAGTCTTGAGATGATACATATAGATTATCATTAATGGTAATATACTACACATTATTTCCAACAAATGCATATTGTATTTGAACATTACAATGATTATATTCTAtttgaatagttttatttttcaattattactcAGACTTGTGTGAAACGATCTAGAGGTTTAAATTAAActcattttatttgtacaaataaataatttctaaaaaataattgtagtagTGAAAATGAATCACCTCCTTCTCTTAAGATGCACATGCACAGCCAATGtatcttatttaatatgtaatagctGAATGGAGCCTTTAACATACTTTAGGTAGTTCAATAATAGAATTGcgttaaaaataagataacatTGAGTCTATGAACGGAtgggttattttatttaacctattttatactttatttttttataaagta
This genomic window contains:
- the LOC132922893 gene encoding LOW QUALITY PROTEIN: gametocyte-specific factor 1-like (The sequence of the model RefSeq protein was modified relative to this genomic sequence to represent the inferred CDS: deleted 1 base in 1 codon), encoding METILEMSSEEKISDGASNNEIVDFSIYYLDMVECPLDPNHKLRRHRLPYHLLKCKKNFPDKIQCPYGHYYYLEKHEMANHLQLCPHKPRSVQAEEMQPYIVQAQRARNENIVYNYDVDDFKIDEPYWD